The Pseudalkalibacillus hwajinpoensis DNA window ATGCCGTCCGAATCCTGCTCTCGAGCTTTAACATTATCTCTTAGGATAAGGTCAAGAGTGGCTTTGATTTTTCTTTTTAGGTTCGGCTGAAGAATAGGAAAGAGAATTTCAATCCGTTTATCCATGTTTCTTGTCATCATGTCAGCTGATGAAAGATACATATTTTCTTCACCACTGTGGTGGAAGTAGAAGATACGCGTATGCTCCAGAAACTCGCCAACAATACTTCTAACGCGAATATTGCTACTGATCCCTTCAATACCAGGACGAAGACAGCAAATGCCTCTAACGATTAGATCAATCGTTACACCTGCCTGTGAAGCTCTGTAGAACTGTACGATTAAGTCTTTATCCGTTAATGAATTCATTTTGGCAATGATACGTCCTCTACCTGTTTTTTTATGATGCTCAATTTCTGTTTCAATCAAGTGAATAAAAGAATCTTTAATTTCTCCTGGTGAGATTGAGAAGTAGTACCAATCTGGCTTCGTGCGATATCCACTCAAGTAATTAAAGAAATTTGTTGCGTCTATACCAAGTTTTTGGTTGGAAGTTATAAGCCCCATATCCGTATAAACTTTTGCAGTGGCATCATTGTAATTGCCTGTACCAAGATGGACGAAGCGTTGAATAACGTTCCGTTCTTTCCGTACGACGAGAGTAATTTTGCTATGGGTTTTTAAAGAAGTCATGCCATAGATGACGTTAACTCCTGATTTTTCGAGTTGTTTTGCCCACTGAATGTTATTCTCCTCATCAAAGCGAGCCTTTAATTCAACAAGAACGGTAACAAGCTTTCCGTTTTCTGAAGCCTTCGCTAACGCGTTAATAATGGGAGAATCGTCACTAACTCTGTATAGTGTTTGTTTAATTGCGAGTACTTTTGGATCATTCGATGCTTGAGTAATAAATTCCACTATTGGATCAAAGGATTCAAAAGGATGATGAAGTAACACATCTTTCTTTAAAAGTGTAGAGAAAATCGGTTGATCATTGTTCAAATCTCTAGGGGTTTTTGGAAGTAATTTAGGAAATAAAAGGTGTTCATGTGACGGACTTAGCGTTTTATAAAAACCGAAAAGGAATGTGAGGTCAATTGGGCCATCAACCACATAGACATCTTTTTCGTGCAGTTCCAAATTATCAATTAAAAACTTCGTTGCTTCCTTGTCATTCCAGTCGCGACGAATTTCCAGCCGTACCGCTGATCCCCACTTCCGTTTCTTTAATTCTTCCTCTATGACTTCAAGTAGATCTCGAGCACCTTCTTCGTGAATCGGAAGGTCTGCATTTCGTGTGATGCGAAATTGTGATGTAGAAATCACACGATAACCTTCGAAAAGTTTGTGGCAATTTTGGCTAATTACATCCTCAAGTAGAATAAAACAGCGGTTCCCATCATTGGATGGAAG harbors:
- a CDS encoding RNA degradosome polyphosphate kinase, which codes for MEKSQNNLNQINIESSAYYNNRELSWLGFNKRVLEEAIDTRNPLLERLKFLAIFSSNLDEFFMVRVAGLTDQVAAGFNKPENKAGLTPKEQLSEIFRINHELVNRQYETFTHGLFPSLKEENIHLLKIQNLSVEQLSFVTNHFENQIYPSLTPMAIDAYRPFPVIPNKALNLAVMLEKERESNSENYLAIVRIPPALDRFIELPSNDGNRCFILLEDVISQNCHKLFEGYRVISTSQFRITRNADLPIHEEGARDLLEVIEEELKKRKWGSAVRLEIRRDWNDKEATKFLIDNLELHEKDVYVVDGPIDLTFLFGFYKTLSPSHEHLLFPKLLPKTPRDLNNDQPIFSTLLKKDVLLHHPFESFDPIVEFITQASNDPKVLAIKQTLYRVSDDSPIINALAKASENGKLVTVLVELKARFDEENNIQWAKQLEKSGVNVIYGMTSLKTHSKITLVVRKERNVIQRFVHLGTGNYNDATAKVYTDMGLITSNQKLGIDATNFFNYLSGYRTKPDWYYFSISPGEIKDSFIHLIETEIEHHKKTGRGRIIAKMNSLTDKDLIVQFYRASQAGVTIDLIVRGICCLRPGIEGISSNIRVRSIVGEFLEHTRIFYFHHSGEENMYLSSADMMTRNMDKRIEILFPILQPNLKRKIKATLDLILRDNVKAREQDSDGIYHYVEKKKSDGLINSQEKLIQNPFSNL